The sequence below is a genomic window from Coffea eugenioides isolate CCC68of unplaced genomic scaffold, Ceug_1.0 ScVebR1_1844;HRSCAF=2773, whole genome shotgun sequence.
CCAACAACTGCATTACCTTGATAGTAATACAAGTTATTATTTTTCCGGATTCCTTTCACCAGCACCAATGCACCTGAAATGATTTTCATCACTCCATTATATGCCGACACCTTGTAGCCCATTGATTCTAGTACTCCCACAGAAATGAGGTTCTTTTTCAATTCTGGCACATATCGGACATCAGTTAGAATCTTAATTGATCCATCCTGATTCCTCAGCCGAATTGAACCAACCCCATTTGTTGCTAATGTGGTCTCATCTGCCGTGTAAACGACTCCACCTTCTTTTTCCTTGAAATCAAAGAACCATTCTCTATTGGACGTCATATGATGGCTACAACCTGAGTCCAATAGCCATGTACTAGAATGACCAGTAGGCATGACAGCTAATGAAAAATCTGAGTTTTGATCAATGCACTCAGATACATTTGAATCCGCAACAGCTTTTTCTTTGTCAGGTCTACCCTTCAGTTTTGGACAGTCCTTCTTCCAGTGCCCTTTCTCTCTGCAAAAGGCACACTCATCTTTACTTAGTCTGGCTCTTGACTTGGATCTTCTTCTCGTCCCCTTTCTCTGGTTTTGTGAGCGTCCTCTAGTTACCAGAGCTTCTGCTGCTCCATCTCTGCtattttgcttgtcttttcttCTGAGCTCATAGCTGTACAGGGCAGAGCTAACTTCACTGAGGGACACCTCAGCTTTCCCATGGAGTAGAGTTGTTTCAAGATGCTCAAACTCCTCAGGAAGAGATCCCAACAACATGAGAGCCAAATCTTCGTCTTCAAATGTCACATCTAAATTCATCAGATCAGTGATTAactgattgaaattagtgatgtgATCACTTAGAGTTGTGCCAGGAACATAAGTGAAGCGAAATAAACGCTTCTTCATGTTGAGCCTGTTCTGacaatttttcttcaagaacttCTCCTCCAATCCAGTCCATAATTTATTTGCAGAGGTTTCTTTTGAGAACACATATTTTTGTTCCCTTGAAAGACACGATCGAATTGTACCACACGCTAAACGATTTAGCGTCCTCCATTCCTTCTCTTCAATCTCTTCTGGTTTCTCTTTTTCGATGGCAATGTCTAGACCTTGATTAAAGAGCGCGTCTAGAATCTCACTTTGCCACATGCCGAAATGACCGGTACCATCAAATGTCTCCACATTTAATTTTGTATTCGTCATAACATTTCTCGCCATAATAGATAATGACGAGCTTGTTGATGCTTGCATTGTAGATGAAGATCTACTTTCGGCCATCTCTACAAATTATATTTAGTAGCTCCTAAATGTAGAGTAACAATAGCCCAAGAAATCTTTTCTGATGTGGAAGATCAGACCATGCTGCAACCACAGAGCATACTAAGAAACCtcgagctctgataccaattgttgcGGAAGCCCTACCAAAGTTAAGGTATAACGAGTAAATTATTGTACCTAAAATTGCAAAATGGTAATTCCCAGGAAATATTTGGTGAGGCACACTGGCCTGCTTAAGTACCAATTTCCTAGACAGAATCACCTATATATGCACTTAATTGCACAATAACTCACTACAAATATACCTACAAATATAGCTACTAAATAGACAATAAAATAGAACACCAGAATTTAACGAGGTTCGGCTAATTTGCCTACGTCCTCGGACACTACCGACAATTTAATATTTCACTAGaagaaatattacaaagagaagaagaaagcaaGTTATTGGCTCTTGCTTGGTGTACTTGAATTGGTTTGTTTGAGAGCTATTTATAGTTCTCAAACAACCTCTCAAATGTTAAACTTAACCGATGTGGGATTTAGAAACTTAGGCCAAAGAATTCAAAGTCCTcaattttggcttgaaaaagTCATCAATTGAGGCTTGGCTTTGAATTCAACAGCTATAACAGTTGGAAGGAAGAGTGCATGAGTAAGAGTATGGGTTTTTCATATTGATGGTGGTTGGCTTTCTAAAACAACGTGCATCAAAGTGTTACTAGGCTAGAGGTGGAGAAAGGAGGTTGAAATGTTGTAGGAAAATTATGAAGGCAATGATGGATAAGATAAACGGGCAAGCAACTAACAAAAAAATGTGTTAGTAGGGCAAAATTGTTTTAGAAAATAACATCAGTTAGGAGGTGAGATGAATTTTATACGTAAGTATGTATACAATAGCTAGTAAGATGgagtaaatttaaattttagaaacaaaattgGACACGTTCTATACATTTGGGACTAAAGGATTACAAATGTTGTTTTTAGGGACTAAGGTATCCCATTTTGAAATTTATAGACCAACAAGAGAAATTGGATAAAGATAAAGGGTACAAATTGGAATTAACCCTTGATTATGTGTTCACATGACTATTGAGTGTAGTAAATGTTTCAAAAATCAGGAGCGTtaagcgaaaaaaaaaaaaaaaaaaagacctaaTCAATCTCGGGTTTATAAGTGAAAGCAGTTGAACCACTTGATTATTCTATTTCTCCATTACACCGTCCTTCCCACACCCAGTATTTTATGTTCATGCTCCTTTTGGCGTCGTTCAAACAACAGCAACCTTGATTGGGACACCGACCTTGTGTGGCGTCTTCTCCCTCATCCACCACGACGTGCCCCTGGTGTCGCAACTTATAGTAGTTGTTTTGTAGAATAGTTTGCTATTTGTTTTGGCTGTCTGCAAATATTGTCAAGATATCTACTCAATTATTAGCAGTTATTGCATCAACCAGCAATATTAAAACACTATTTGCGATCCCACGATCTAAAGGATGTGAAACTTTTCTGCATTAAATTTTCTGAGTCGTCTTCACATTTTTTGTGAGATGTATAGCCAGTGCATTAGTTAatctttgtcttttttttttttttttttttttttactgataGATGATCTGTAAAGAAACAATTATAACTAACCATAAGGGATTGTCATCGACCCTAACCTTATGGTAAGTTAACCGTTGTTCTTCTCCTAAACTTTTTCTTATCCAATCAAAtgaaacaaagagaaaaaaCTCGTTAATGTCTACACAACAGCGAGAAAAGAAACTCAGTATTTATAGTTGTAGTTGAATTTAGCATCATGTTTTGGTTCATTCGTTATTGTATTTTATCGAAAACCATTCGTCATCGGGTGTACCATATGCACCTATCACAACTATTGCATTGTGGAGtattttcaccaaaaaataTAAGTAATTTAATTTCCAAAATCTGTCCCTAACACGAGTGTGGTGAAACggtctttttattttatatacgTCATATtaaaaaagtaatataatattttttaaaaaaattattctaaataatttaCTATTCAAACACACTAACAATTGGCGAACGTAAAATTTCCCCTACAAAAGAAAGATATTTTAAATCCTTctaaacaattacagatttacATTCAAAATCAAATCTTGTCCTCGCTTTATTATTAAAATACTTATACAGAATTCTTATTTCAGGTAGTTTCCATCCACAAACTCCCAAGAGAGCAGAAACGCGTCAGGGTATGGACAAAAGTGAGGTTGCAAAATCTTCGATGTTCCTACAAGAACTTCCACCTTCTCCTACTGCCTGTATGGCcaattccttccatttcttaGCATTTCTTCTGATCTTCTTCTCCCTTTCACCCTCAGTAATTTCTCTGATACAATACTCAAACTCTTCTCTTCCGACAAATCCTTTATCATTTAGCTTCACTCTAAGCCCCGTTTGCCATACATCAGCAATAAACTTAGCATTAGTAGTTTGATCAACCCATTGTGGCACTGCTATCATTGGCACACCTGCACTCAGAGCTTCAATGGTTGAATTCCATCCACAATGAGTCAAGAAACACGCGATCGCCCGGTGGGCTAAGACCTCAAGTTGTGGACACCAGTTTATGATTAGGCCTTGCTCTGAAGACTCAGACTTGAAATTCTTTGGCAGCTTactctcttcttcttccctgACTACCCAAAGGAATTTGCAGTTGCTCCTCAGGAGGGCCTCTGCCACTTCCTCGATCTGATCTTCTCCGGGCGCTGCAATGCTCCCAAACGATACATAAACTACAGAACAGGTTTCTCTTTCGTCCAACCATTTTAAACAAGCTTCAGCGTTTGTCTCAAACAGATAGTTCCCTTGTTGATCATTGCCATTCTCTAGTCTTTTGTCTACAAAAAGTAGTGGAGCTGTTGGTCCAACTGTCTTAATTGGCCACCTTTCTGCCATCCATGTTGCCACCTGATAGATAAAGTAGCAGTAGCATGACTAACAATAATGCATGTTCACTGGATTATAATTAGCATTTCCAACTTACCTCATCCTCCAATTCTTCGAAAGTGTTGAACAGAATGAAATCAACTTTGTCAATGTTAGAGAACTGATCAAGAAGAGTCCTTGTGATAACACTATCTGGATCAGGGAAGTACTGGAGATCAGGAAGATCATTGCTTTCTAGTGCTGGCATTGAAGGCAATTTTACAGTAACAGACTTATCAAGAGGAAGCTGTATTGTTCCCTGGTCCATATGGTAGTAAAGAGCACAAACAGCACAAGATTGAGTAAAGAAAGAAGCACCGTGAAGTCCCAGCCGATGAGCTAAGTTCAGAATCCAAGGCATAGTTGAGTCATAAATCACAATTCTGGGAGGATACGGATCAGTCTTTCTACATTTCTCAACCAGTTCTTCCAAGCCTCTGGAAGCAGCAGCTCTCAACCTTGCCAAAAAGCCTTTGAGATCTTCTTCAACGGGTTCATCGGAGTCATCTGGAATACACTCAATCTTGATGGAGCCGATGGCTTTGGTTTTAGCAGACTTGAATATAGAAGTTGTAGTAATCAGTGTAACCCTGAAATCTTTCGCAGACAGGCGGTTGCAGAGGTGTAACATAGGATTTATATGACCTTTTGCTGGAAAAGGGAAAGCAAGAATATGCATTTTGCTAGGGGAAATGTCAATTGTCACCATGTTTCCTATTCTTTAGCTACTGTCTATCTGCTGAATGGAATATTGTGCTGCAgagtatatatatgtataatgcAGAGGCCCGTCCTGGGCCTAGACACGTGGCAAGCTCAGCGCTTCTTCATATAACAACAATGTTCAATTTCTATTTCGATAGATTGCCCAATTTGCTATTTAACTTTTTGCTAAATGCACATTCTATCTTTTCGCTATgtgattaaatttaattttttatttgaatagctattaagtattttattttttggtaacAATCCATTctctctttattctttttacCTCTTattcattttccctttttcatttCCTTTACTATAGTAACTTGCAatgattttaaatattttatttttggtaacaattaattctatcttcatttttttcacccacttattctctttttcttttttcacttcCCTGACTATAGCAACTTTCAATCAATCTTTTGGTTTTTTTACTTTATATAAGTTTGTATTAATTAtgccttttgattttttttactaTCTATCTGCTCTATCTGCTCAAAGCATTAATTATTTGCAATCCTTTGATGATCTTGGGCACATATTCAAACTGCGGAGAAACTTCTGCCGTATTAATTGCATGTATTTGATGATTCTGCTTTGGATCGTAGACAACGATTTCTGCTACAGACTTTATAAGTCAATTGCCTTTTCAAGTTAACAAAGCATTAGGAACTTGCAAATGCCTTACCTTAATTGAGGTTTCATAAAGTATGATTGTAAATAGGGAAAATTACATTTTAGCCTCCCGTGGTTTAgcattttttacataaccccctatggtttcaaaaactatacataaccccctcatggtttggattaaagtgtcaaaatgacggaaatagtcattcgtaacggaacttctaaaaatatcgaaattacccttataaatacatgatacATTAATCCcgtataatttttatattttaccatataaccattttatggtttaatattttaccatataacccccttatgattttcaaaatatacacataaccccccttgattaataaataattttcaactttacataagggtattttttacattttaggtgattccgttacgaatgatcattctcgtcattttgacactttaattcaaactattagggggttatatataacttttgaaaccatagaggAGTTATGTAAAAAAAGCTAAACTACAGGGcgtaaagtggaatttgcccttGTAAATAAGTAAGGgcattttaattttcattaaaACAATTTTTCTTCTAGATAACAGTTTTCCCATCTTTAGTTGACAAGGATGGAAAGGAACTAATTTCCATATCATCAGTCCATGAACGAAGTGATACACGTGGTGGAAAAATTCAATGGTGCAtaatattattataaaaaagaaagaaaaccaaaaGTAGAAGAATTCTTTtccaattttcaaactttgttTCTGTCCAATACACTAATGTGAATTCAAGTCACAAGGCGAACCCAGATTAAGATGCTGCAACGAATTATGTGGAAACGATATGCTATGGGGCTTTTTTTACAAGAACGATTTGCGGAATTGGGAGAGAAGACAAAAAGGAGAAGGGAGAAATGAAGGAACTGggattttctttttgttttggctaATAGCGATTTGCTTTAGTTAATCCAAGAACAAAATTAGTGTGTAACAGGAATGGTGTTAGATTAAAAGAAGACCTATTATCTTATGACAGTAATAAAAGACTAGGTGTTAAAGAAACTTGGAGAAGTGATTGGTTTTCGCGAAGGTTTCCTTTTTAAACCTTTTTCAAAGTAGGGTATCGAGTATAAAACAAAAAGTgcaactccttttttttttgtttataaaTACCAAAAGTATGATAGATGCTTAGGAAAACAAGTGCAAAATGACaactcaacaaaaaaaaagaaggaagaagtgCAAgaaaagacattcaaatttatttgcttaacaCTCACTAAAATTGAGTTTAATTAAATGTATgattatttttaaatgaatataaATGGGTGAGTCAAGTCAACCCACTATCCACTAATTAAATGAATTTAATTGCTACCTATTTAGGCTCATTCAAAATTAATGGACGGGTTATCAATGGACGGCTTTGGGCAGATTAACATAATTGAACTGTAATTGACATCTCTAATGTATACTATGTTATGCGCGTGATTAATCCTGTAaagtttcttatttttttatcgTTCTCGTACACAAGTATTAGCAGGTTTACATTAATCGGTTGAATCAACAATACAATACTACAGTTTGCCGCAAATACTTATGAGGCATTCATGTGACCTAATGTTGTAGCTAAATGAAATTAACTTAGATTAGATGCTTAAAACTTGTGCAAGAAACTCTTCGATGTTCTTGTGAGAACTTCCACCCTGGGATGTATCCTGTTGTTCCAACTCCTTCCACGTCTTAGCATTTCTTCTGAATTCCTTTGCGCTCTCGACCTCAGTAACTGCCTTTATGGACATTGAAATTTCTTCTCTAGTAACAATTCCCTTGTCATTGGCCCTTGACTCGAACCCCAGTTTGCCATACATCTGCGACAAACTTTGCATTTGTGAATTGATCAACAAACTGTGGCGTAGCTATCATTGGCACACCTGAACTCAATGCTTCAAGCATCATTCCAGCAGCAGTGTGTCATGAAACATTACACGGCTTGATGTGCCAAAACCTCAAGTTGAGGACATCAGTTGACTATTAGACCATTTTTTGATATTGCAAACTTGAAATTTGGTGGAAGTTTGCACTCTTCTGAATCTCTAACCATCCATAAGAAGTGATGGTCACTCTTGGCTGTGTCCCTTGCAAGCTCTCCATTTGTTCTTGTCCAGGCGCAGCCACACTACCTAATGATACATGGATAACTGAGCTAAAATCTCTTTCGTCCAACCATTTTAGGCAAGCATCTGACTTTATCTCGACTAGACAAGCCCCGTGATGTTTGTTGTCCTTCAAAATAGTTGGTCCAGTTGTCTTAATTGACCATTTTCTAGCTATCCAATGTTCCACCCGATAGTATTGTGATGAGTATAAAATCATTGAGACGAATTACCACCTAATTGCCAAAAAAACTTGatgcaaaagaagaaaaatagatgCTAGCTCTTTTAAACTTTTTGAGTCAAATTTTGTTTGTTGCTGTGAGGACCCggaaattattttaaattatttttcctatttttggaaaaaaattaatttatatttctttttaatTTCACTTTACTTGCTTACTTGCTAGCCTTAATTTGATAGTGATTTTAAAGATTAAGTTAgggtttttctcttttctttttatatttcagtgcatgttaagttttatAGAGTATTAAGATAGTTTGATCGACTAGTGAGATGTATGCGTTATATTTGGTGGACGAGAGTGAGTGTTAAGCAAAAGAAAGTATGTGATTAAAAGTACTAAGAGtaaattagtgaatcataagttaaaagtACAAGAGAGACAAGCATGTAGGCTTGAACCGACTCGCACTGCTTGTTACCGGTCAAAGACACTTCTTGACCAagattttctttatttaatcttcttattttcctttttattttccctTCCCTATTTTTCCCTAgggttggccgaaatttttgactaagcaagagagaagaaaaaaaaagaaaggaaaaaggttggaatgccaagtgttggcaatcaagGATACTATTGACCAAGCTTtctttaaaacttatctttcgTCGTTTGCTTGGGGTTTTTAGTGTTAtggcgggggggggggggggggggggggggggggggggggggaccaCAAATAACACTccattttcttacctcttggcaaagagagagaaaagagaaagagaggaaaactTCTTTAAGTTTCATCTTGTTTCCTAGCTAAAACTTGTGGGAAATGAACCTAGAACCCTAAACAAATCCATAGAGAGTTGCTACAAGGAAGGaaggtgggggggggggggaaagaaagctgaaatttgctactcatcttgaggtttgaaggtacTTTTGGCAAGAAGCTACTCTATCTCTTTAATCTTGCACCTGAATGAGATTAGTGCTTGTTTGTAATAGGTTTTATGGAAGACTCTATAGTTTTGTGTAGTAGATTGTTATTTCCAGCTTTGCTAGGAAATTTTGGGGCTGTCCATAAGGATTTCCAGCTTGTACAAGCACTTTTTGGCTTCCTTTaaggaatttccagcttttgTTAGTAGTTTTAGCTTAGGGCttgaattttccagctttgatatgtTAAATTGCAGCCTTGGGATGTCATTTCAGCTTTGTCGTGGTTGATTTTTGAGCTagaaattggctatattggatgGTTTTGTGGCCTTAATCAACTGCACTTTATAGCCTGTAACTTGTGGTTGTGTTTAAGGTTGGATTGCCATAAATATTGGTGTTGAGATTGGATGgaaaagttaagaaaataaggggaagtgttCCTGGAAATTTTCCCGCAGAAGACTCTAAGTAGTCTTGGGAAATCTGTTATATTTTGGCGtagaaaaaatccaaattgagttctgcttattgtgtttgaaactagattcagagtatattttaccgtgaaaatttcaaaatttttctcaattcctatgaatatctatgatttttcaaatttgactgaattttcacacctgctctgtttttctacttgatgaagcagcaacttgagactggaatttgactgatttatgGACAGAATCTTATAAATGTATATTCTGGAAAATTGTagtcctttgagtctattttccaacaatataaagtttataaatttggGACTTAAAAAACTTgcgatacgatttttcaaacagTGTCACGTAAAACtggagaaaattttgttttctaaacttgttcttgctttcatttccaactttaagttggagttgttaaaccattttgagtttggttttatgagtggaattgaggtttaaatgaaaggaaatgagtttcttcaaatcattttaggtcggacaatttccaactttgtattttgaaagtcttgttctaatttcttcaaacgTTTGACTATAATTGATGCTCTTGTGCTCCAAATGACTTTTGCAACGTTGATTTAGTAAGCACATGAGGTTTTCTCCTCGATTGCaacaagaaaatattatatttttgatAGGTTATATGGGcataaaacttgtaaattgatgcatttctaaatgaagttttgaaatCTCAATCACTTCATGCATTTTGGCTTTGTATTACTAGTCTTTTAATATAGTATATGATCATGggactcgagagagttcaagAGGACGAACCAGGGTTAAAGTGAAGGGTTGCAATTGATTGATGAGTGTTCCAATGcatgttatttgattatgcatgaCTTTAGAAAATGTTATTATTTGCTTAAGTGCTCTCCTTTGAATGGCATGCTAATAAGTGAATGACTGTTGTGATTTTCTCGTCTTGTTAATTTGCTATGAGCACATGTTCATATTGCATGAATGTGTGATAAATGTACAAGAATGTAGGCcgatgtgtactttatcgcatcgGCTGAACTGAGATTAACTCTATGCTGGCACCATATCCGAGACCCGCTATTTACGAGGTTGGATCTGCTGGACAGTTGGGTTTATAACTTACCAATGTTAAGTGCAAAGCTCAAAACTCTTTGTCGAAAGGTCTTGAGTACAATGTTTAATGTTAAACGAGGGGATTGTTGATTTTTCGAAGGACATAAGGTGAATGTTAAATGAGGGGATTGTTGATCTTTTGGAGGACATAAGGTGGGAGTTCGGAGGTTATAAGGTGGTAAAATGTAGGGGATTGCTTATTGGCAGTTATAAGGTGAAtgttgctccttgtgagccccgtatccttttaatatTTAAATTATTGTTCATCCTTTTATTTACTTGAACGAATGATTGAATGCATGCATAAATGTTATTATTTATCAAGTATTTTATATTGAAAGATTCGTATTACAATTAATTGCTGCACTACCAGTTTCTAAAGTTGAGTATCAATTTACTTGAACCTATATTACTTGGGAAAACGTGcttacatgttaaattgtgtTATTCTCTTATCTTGCCTGTTTACCTGGAAtgctcactgggcgtaagctcatcccacgttttgttttctttaacaggaTTCGGATCCGAAAGTGCTCAAGAATACCGTTGGAATGTTTTGAGAGACTTTAAGTTTTATTTTAGTAGAAATGACTGtagtgtatatatattttcGGGTTGTAATTAAGATAGATGCCGAATGATGAATCTTTTGTACACGAACCTATGTAAGAGCTTTTGGATGTatgtaaatgttattttggggtgtaaTGAATATTATTTTGGTTAGTTTAGAAATTTCAAGTAATTCTTGCTATGGATTATAATGAGTTttgacgagagctgggcagacggtccgctgACCCttctggttcgcctttggggaaagtggggctatcacagttgcctttatattttatataatgaCCATTACCTAGAATTCCTATTCAACACAAGACAAAAATGCAATAGCACGTGCATTTTTTAATTCAGATTCAACCTTTCCTGGAGTTTGGAGCCACTACTTGGACTGGATGCTTGACTTTAAATAATATCACCACACTTCACGGTGATCCTTATCTTATAATTGGCATTGTTACAAGTGGAGCTGCAAACGAATCAAGTCGTTCGCGAGTAAAT
It includes:
- the LOC113755914 gene encoding UDP-glycosyltransferase 74E1-like; protein product: MDQGTIQLPLDKSVTVKLPSMPALESNDLPDLQYFPDPDSVITRTLLDQFSNIDKVDFILFNTFEELEDEVATWMAERWPIKTVGPTAPLLFVDKRLENGNDQQGNYLFETNAEACLKWLDERETCSVVYVSFGSIAAPGEDQIEEVAEALLRSNCKFLWVVREEEESKLPKNFKSESSEQGLIINWCPQLEVLAHRAIACFLTHCGWNSTIEALSAGVPMIAVPQWVDQTTNAKFIADVWQTGLRVKLNDKGFVGREEFEYCIREITEGEREKKIRRNAKKWKELAIQAVGEGGSSCRNIEDFATSLLSIP